The Sminthopsis crassicaudata isolate SCR6 chromosome 5, ASM4859323v1, whole genome shotgun sequence genome contains the following window.
GCAAAGAGGTGTGGTTAGTGGAGtattgatctgaaatcaggagatTTTAGTGGGAGCCCCAGGTCTGGGAAAACTCCCCATGAGACCTTGGACAAATTCTTGtgtgttattttaaatgagaacaATCATTTCTGCACAATTTCCCTCACATAGTGGCCAGAAAATGCTAGGAAAAATAGTAGCTGGTAGCatgattttcattattaatattactgGGAGGTATAGACCACATCTTCTTCTAAGGTGTAGCAAAATGTGTGGTATCTATCTCCAGGATGACATAGCAGAATAGGATTGGCCTCagagtccagaagacctgaattcaaatcctgtcattGTTTTGAGCAAAGCTATCTTTTGGtctcagtttactcctctgtaaattggggataaacAGCTGTCATTCCTACCTCAAATGTCAGTGTGAGTATTAAATGAGATTGCAAGTGGTGTTTGAAGATATTAAAACAGTATGTTAATGTCAATTATTACTCCTGTTggtaatactattattattacctctCCCATGAAATTGCTCTATAAAACTCAAAATATGCTAGAAATGAAGACAGTTGAATTTAACAGCAAAggactttgtttcaaatttttctctgaCTTAGTTCCTGTTTGACCCTGGATAAgttaattctctcattttctccctctgcAAATGATGGGGTTGGCCTCCAAGATCTTGAAGATTGTTTGGTCCTGTAACTCTAAGATCTCAAACAGAAGATGTGTATCCCTATCCTGAGCAAGATGGCGAAGGATGATGGGAAGCACTCTCCATGATGGACCCTCCCTCTGGGTCCATGCCAGCCTCCCCCCACTGCGGTTCACTCCTCTCCAAACAGCAGCTGCAATGTCAACATCTTTTTCCACACTTACCAGGCAGAGGAGCTCGGAAAGGACATGAGCGGCGGTGGGCTTAGCGTGTCTCCTCTGAGAATATGTGTTGCCTGGGATGGGGTGGCCTCCGAGGTAGAGGCAGCAGGAGCTGGGGGTGCCAACTCAAGGGATGGAGGTTGAGCGGGGTTAGGACTCTGAACCGCCTTACTCCAGCGGCTGGAACCCTGCTTCATCCATGCTCCCTGGATCCCCCATCGTGCCAGGTAAACCCGGCAGATATTGTAGTTCATGGCCGAGTAATACAAAAGGTCCAACACCAGCAAGATGACCACGAAGAAGCCGTAGATCCAGACGCCCAGCAAGGCTGTGTAGTTGCTGccaagacaaagagaaaaaaggccATAATGTGGGCAGCATGAGAAGGGACTTATACCTTACGTCTTTCATTAGGAGTCTTATTGAGCCGTTTCACATTGATAGGAGGGGATCCAATAAGATCAtggaggaaagtactttgtaaaccatcGATTGCTATATCAGGAGCCAGAGAAACAGCTGCTGGTGAGGGTAGTACTGGGGACAACACCCATGAGGATCCATGTACTACAGGGCCTAGCTTCTGAAACTGGGGGTCAGGAGACCACATGCCATGTTTTAACAGAATttggggatcacaaaattataatttatcaccagtaaatgtttgatttgcatatctattttatatacctacatacctaGGATCATGAAAAAATGTCTTGGGTGAAAAGAGGTCtagagtagaaaaagtttaagaagccttggtaAAGAGTTgacttagggggcagctaggtgccacagtagatagagcaccagccctgaattcaggaggacctgagttcaaatctggtctcagacacttaacactttctatctgtgtgaccttgggcaagtcacttaaccccagcctaaaagaaaaaa
Protein-coding sequences here:
- the SHISAL1 gene encoding protein shisa-like-1, with the protein product MTSCGQQSLNVLTVILSLLFSAALSAHFRVCEPYTDHKGHYHFGFHCPRLSDNKTFILCCHHNNTVFKYCCNETEFQAVMQLNLTQQSEGYMHNNYTALLGVWIYGFFVVILLVLDLLYYSAMNYNICRVYLARWGIQGAWMKQGSSRWSKAVQSPNPAQPPSLELAPPAPAASTSEATPSQATHILRGDTLSPPPLMSFPSSSA